One region of Lactobacillus johnsonii genomic DNA includes:
- the pyk gene encoding pyruvate kinase: MKKTKIVSTLGPASNDVETITKLAEAGANVFRFNFSHGDHEEHRARMNMVREVEKKTGKLLGIALDTKGAEIRTTEQEGGKFTINTGDTIRISMDDTKKGNKDMIHVTYDGLYDDTHVGGHVLIDDGLVDLLIKDKDDAKRELVCEAQNTGVIGSKKGVNAPGVEIRLPGITEKDTNDIKFGLKEGINFIFASFVRKAQDVLDIRQLLEEAHCEYVKIFPKIESQEGIDNIDEILKVSDGLMVARGDMGVEIPFINVPFVQKELIKRCNALGKPVITATQMLDSMQENPRPTRAEVTDVANAVLDGTDATMLSGESANGLYPVKAVKAMAEIDMRTEKQLAKRNKLALQRFEEYKGSNVTEAIGESVVRTAEELGVKTIIAATESGYTARMISKYRPNADIIAMTFNDKIQHSLGVVWGVKPMLTEKPKSTEEMFEKAAELAKETGLAKDGDLVIIVAGVPLGETGTTNLMKLQLIGTQLVKGLGVGEQSVIGKAVVATSAEEANSKVQDGDILVAKTTDKDYLPAIKKASGMVVEASGLTSHAAVVGLSLGIPVIVGATDAVEKIKDGSKITVDARRGAVYQGEATNL; the protein is encoded by the coding sequence ATGAAGAAAACTAAAATTGTTAGTACTTTAGGGCCAGCCTCAAACGATGTTGAGACTATTACTAAATTAGCTGAAGCAGGTGCAAACGTATTCCGTTTCAACTTCTCACACGGTGACCACGAAGAACACCGTGCACGTATGAACATGGTTCGTGAGGTTGAAAAGAAGACTGGTAAACTTCTTGGCATTGCTCTTGATACTAAGGGTGCCGAAATTAGAACTACTGAACAAGAAGGCGGCAAGTTCACTATTAACACTGGTGACACTATCCGTATTTCTATGGACGACACTAAGAAGGGTAACAAGGACATGATCCACGTTACCTACGATGGTCTTTACGACGATACTCACGTTGGTGGTCACGTATTAATCGATGATGGTTTAGTTGACCTTTTGATTAAAGACAAAGATGACGCTAAGAGAGAATTAGTTTGTGAAGCTCAAAACACTGGTGTAATCGGTTCTAAGAAGGGTGTTAACGCTCCTGGCGTTGAAATCCGCCTCCCAGGTATCACTGAAAAAGATACTAACGATATTAAGTTCGGTTTGAAGGAAGGTATCAACTTCATCTTTGCTTCATTCGTTCGTAAAGCACAAGATGTTCTTGACATTCGTCAATTGCTTGAAGAAGCACATTGTGAATACGTAAAGATCTTCCCTAAGATTGAATCACAAGAAGGTATTGACAACATCGACGAAATCTTAAAGGTTTCTGATGGTTTAATGGTTGCTCGTGGTGACATGGGTGTTGAAATTCCATTTATCAATGTTCCATTTGTACAAAAAGAATTGATCAAGAGATGTAACGCTTTAGGTAAGCCAGTTATTACTGCTACTCAAATGCTTGACTCAATGCAAGAAAACCCACGTCCTACTCGTGCCGAAGTTACTGACGTTGCAAACGCCGTTCTTGATGGTACTGACGCAACTATGCTTTCAGGTGAATCTGCAAACGGTCTTTACCCAGTTAAAGCTGTTAAGGCTATGGCTGAAATCGACATGCGTACTGAAAAGCAACTTGCTAAGCGTAACAAGTTAGCTCTTCAAAGATTCGAAGAATACAAGGGTTCAAACGTTACTGAAGCTATCGGTGAATCAGTTGTTAGAACTGCTGAAGAATTGGGCGTTAAGACTATTATTGCAGCAACTGAATCTGGTTACACTGCACGTATGATTTCTAAGTACCGTCCAAACGCTGATATTATTGCTATGACTTTCAACGACAAGATTCAACACTCATTAGGTGTTGTTTGGGGTGTAAAGCCAATGTTGACTGAAAAGCCTAAGTCTACTGAAGAAATGTTTGAAAAGGCAGCTGAACTTGCTAAAGAAACTGGTCTTGCAAAAGACGGCGACTTAGTAATTATCGTTGCTGGTGTTCCTTTGGGCGAAACTGGTACTACTAACTTGATGAAGTTACAATTAATCGGTACCCAACTTGTTAAAGGTTTAGGTGTTGGTGAACAATCAGTTATTGGTAAAGCTGTAGTTGCAACTTCTGCTGAAGAAGCTAACAGCAAAGTTCAAGATGGTGACATCTTAGTTGCTAAGACTACTGATAAGGATTACTTACCAGCAATCAAGAAGGCTTCAGGTATGGTAGTTGAAGCTTCTGGTTTAACTAGCCACGCAGCTGTTGTTGGTCTTTCACTTGGTATCCCAGTTATCGTTGGTGCTACTGATGCAGTAGAAAAGATCAAGGATGGTTCTAAGATTACTGTTGATGCTCGTCGCGGTGCTGTTTACCAAGGCGAAGCAACTAACCTTTAA
- a CDS encoding CvfB family protein translates to MLGEIRKGKVTDENESAFYVQVEGVTFELKKIEITQDEPIHLGDEVQGFIYENKDKKKEMTQFYPFAQKDQYGWATVTEVRRDLGVFLDIGLNDKDVVVSLDDLPLEKDQWPKKDDRLLVRLETDEKERIWAKMAEENVFEQLAANFPAHLENKNMSGTVYRNYEVGSFVITDQYYLAFVHKSEMFRPLRLGQKIKGRVIGVSQYGRLNLSVLPRGFEEIDDDAQMILVSLRREATKTLPFYDKSDAQEIKNHFGISKSAFKRALGHLLKDGLITEDKDAGTISLVEKDDSDTDNEG, encoded by the coding sequence ATGTTAGGTGAAATAAGAAAAGGAAAAGTTACTGATGAAAATGAATCTGCTTTTTATGTGCAGGTTGAAGGGGTAACTTTTGAATTAAAGAAAATAGAAATTACACAAGATGAACCAATCCATTTAGGTGATGAAGTACAAGGCTTTATTTATGAAAATAAGGATAAAAAGAAAGAAATGACACAATTTTATCCTTTTGCTCAAAAAGATCAGTATGGTTGGGCAACTGTAACAGAAGTGCGCCGTGACTTGGGTGTTTTCTTAGATATTGGTTTGAACGACAAAGATGTTGTTGTATCTTTAGATGATCTTCCACTTGAAAAGGATCAATGGCCAAAGAAAGACGATCGCTTATTAGTACGTCTTGAAACTGATGAAAAAGAACGTATTTGGGCTAAAATGGCTGAAGAAAACGTCTTTGAGCAATTAGCTGCTAATTTCCCAGCACATTTAGAGAATAAAAATATGTCCGGAACTGTTTATAGAAATTATGAAGTAGGTTCCTTTGTAATTACTGATCAGTACTACTTAGCCTTTGTTCATAAGTCTGAAATGTTTCGTCCATTACGACTAGGTCAAAAGATTAAGGGACGTGTAATTGGAGTTAGTCAATATGGTAGATTGAACTTAAGTGTTCTTCCTCGTGGATTTGAAGAAATTGACGATGACGCACAAATGATCTTAGTAAGTTTACGTCGTGAAGCTACAAAAACTCTACCATTTTACGATAAGAGTGATGCCCAAGAGATTAAAAATCACTTTGGTATTTCTAAATCAGCTTTTAAACGTGCCTTGGGACATTTATTAAAGGATGGGTTAATTACTGAAGATAAAGATGCAGGAACAATTAGCTTGGTAGAAAAAGATGACTCAGACACAGATAATGAAGGATAA
- the pfkA gene encoding 6-phosphofructokinase → MKRIGILTSGGDAPGMNAAIRAVTRTALANGIEVCGIRYGYAGLVAGDIFQMTSETVADKISRGGTFLYSARFPEFKEEEVQLKGIEQLKKHGIDALVVIGGDGSYHGALKLTRHGYNAIGLPGSIDNDIPYTDYTIGFDTACNTAMEAIDKIRDTATSHQRVFVVNVMGRDCGDIAMHVGVATGADAIVIPEEPYDIKEIAENLKQGFANGKKHGIVVLAEGVMDAEKFKDELLKYGDFDARANVLGHMQRGGSPTMRDRVVASEMGAYAVKLLLEGKGGLAVGMENNKLTHHDILDLFDAKHHGNYALYSLNKDLAK, encoded by the coding sequence ATGAAACGGATTGGTATTTTAACTAGTGGTGGAGATGCCCCTGGTATGAACGCTGCCATTAGAGCTGTTACTCGTACAGCTTTGGCAAACGGTATCGAAGTTTGCGGAATTCGTTATGGATATGCTGGTTTAGTTGCTGGTGATATTTTCCAAATGACTTCTGAAACAGTTGCGGATAAAATTAGCCGCGGCGGTACTTTTCTTTATTCAGCTCGTTTCCCAGAATTTAAGGAAGAAGAAGTTCAACTTAAGGGAATCGAACAATTAAAGAAGCACGGAATCGATGCTTTAGTTGTCATTGGTGGTGACGGTTCTTACCACGGTGCATTGAAGCTTACGAGACATGGCTATAATGCTATTGGTCTTCCTGGTTCAATTGACAACGATATTCCTTATACTGATTACACAATTGGTTTTGACACTGCATGTAATACTGCAATGGAAGCCATTGATAAGATTCGTGACACTGCAACAAGTCACCAACGTGTATTTGTTGTAAATGTTATGGGTCGTGATTGTGGGGATATCGCAATGCACGTTGGTGTTGCTACCGGTGCTGACGCAATTGTTATTCCAGAAGAACCTTATGACATTAAGGAAATTGCTGAAAACTTGAAGCAAGGATTTGCTAATGGTAAGAAACATGGAATCGTTGTTTTAGCTGAAGGTGTTATGGACGCTGAAAAATTTAAGGATGAACTTCTTAAATATGGTGACTTTGACGCTCGTGCTAATGTATTGGGCCATATGCAACGTGGCGGAAGCCCAACAATGCGTGACCGTGTAGTAGCAAGTGAAATGGGTGCCTACGCTGTTAAGTTATTACTTGAAGGTAAAGGCGGCTTAGCTGTTGGTATGGAAAACAACAAGCTTACTCACCATGATATTCTTGATTTGTTTGATGCAAAACACCACGGTAATTATGCGTTATACTCATTAAACAAAGACTTAGCCAAGTAG